One window of Ictalurus punctatus breed USDA103 chromosome 22, Coco_2.0, whole genome shotgun sequence genomic DNA carries:
- the LOC108255716 gene encoding apoptosis-inducing factor 3 isoform X2 produces MGGCLSKPKPVEVKVELTLLEKEKEADLMSPNGKASPLSECHPNGSLGHCSDDDSSVLRPSHKQRDYIEATVCHVKDLENGQMREVDLGPGRALLIKEHGEFSAMAHKCPHYGAPLVKGVLSKGHVRCPWHGACFNIATGDIEDFPGLDSLPTFQVRVEKEKVIIRANKQALQTQRRTKAMAKCSAVINSSTSFSHVLIIGSGPAALVCAETLRQEGFTDRIVMCSMDKHPPYDRPKLSKSLDSTAEQLQLRPTEFFQSHDIELLLEKEVVSVDVKTKTVMFQDGYKMEYKKLFIATGSRPKSINFKGKDVSNVFHLRTPEDANSIARLASSKNAVIVGTSFIGMEVAAALTDKAHSVSVIGIDAVPFRKALGEKVGKALMKLFEMNRVKFYMLNEVSEMRGLHGQLKEVVLKSGKVLRADVCVIGTGATPATAFLKQSGLHMDSKGFITVSKMMQTNVDGVFAGGDVVTFPLALRGNKKVNIPHWQMAHVHGRVAALGMMGKASDIRTVPYFWTAMFGKSIRYAGYGDGFDDVIIQGDLDELKFVAFYTKSEEVIAVASMNYDPIVSRVAEVFGSGKTVKKRDVETGDISWLIDKGLQ; encoded by the exons ATGGGAGGATGCCTCTCCAAACCCAAAccag TAGAGGTCAAAGTTGAGCTCACCCTcctggagaaggagaaggaagcGGACCTGATGTCTCCGAACGGTAAGGCTAGTCCGCTCTCGGAGTGTCATCCGAACGGTTCTCTGGGTCACTGCTCGGATGACGACTCGTCCGTCCTGCGTCCCTCACACAAACAGCGAGACTACATCGAGGCCACAGTGTGCCATGTCAAAGACCTGGAGAACGGACA GATGCGTGAGGTGGACTTGGGGCCAGGCAGAGCTCTGCTCATTAAAGAACATGGGGAATTCTCTGCCATGGCACACAAATGCCCACACTACGGGGCACCACTGGTTAAAG GAGTTTTATCCAAAGGACATGTTCGGTGTCCGTGGCACGGAGCCTGTTTCAACATTGCAACCGGAGACATCGAGGACTTCCCGGGTCTGGACAGCCTTCCCACTTTTCAG GTCAGAGTTGAAAAGGAGAAGGTGATCATACGGGCAAACAAACAG GCTCTACAGACACAGAGGAGGACAAAGGCCATGGCCAAGTGCTCAGCCGTCATCAACTCCAGTACAAGCTTTAGCCACGTTCTCATCATTGGATCAG GTCCTGCTGCGTTGGTGTGTGCAGAGACGCTGAGACAGGAAGGCTTCACTGACCGCATTGTGATGTGCAGCATGGACAAACACCCTCCGTATGACAGGCCTAAACTGAGTAAG TCATTAGACAGCACAGCTGAGCAGCTACAACTGCGCCCGACCGAGTTCTTCCAGAGCCACGACATCGAACTGCTGCTGGAGAAAGAG GTTGTGTCAGtcgatgtaaaaacaaaaaccgtAATGTTTCAGGATGGCTATAAGATGGAGTACAAGAAGCTCTTCATTGCAACAGGAagcag GCCCAAGTCCATAAACTTCAAAGGTAAAGACGTGAGCAACGTGTTTCATCTGAGAACTCCTGAGGACGCGAACAGCATAGCCAGACTGGCCAGCAGCAAGAACGCCGTCATCGTCGGGACCTCGTTTATAG GTATGGAGGTCGCAGCTGCTCTTACAGATAAAGCTCACTCGGTCTCTGTGATCGGCATCGACGCGGTGCCTTTCCGTAAAGCTCTGGGGGAGAAAGTAGGAAAAGCTCTGATGAAG CTGTTCGAGATGAACAGGGTGAAGTTCTACATGCTGAACGAGGTGTCCGAGATGAGAGGCCTTCATGGACAG TTAAAAGAAGTAGTGCTGAAAAGCGGCAAGGTCTTAAGAGCGGACGTGTGTGTTATCGGGACAG GTGCAACTCCTGCTACTGCATTTCTCAAACAAAGTGGCTTGCACATGGACTCCAAGGGATTCATAACTGTGAGCAAG ATGATGCAGACGAACGTGGATGGAGTGTTCGCTGGCGGGGATGTAGTGACGTTCCCGCTGGCTCTCCGTGGCAATAAGAAGGTGAACATCCCTCACTGGCAGATGGCTCATGTCCACG GGAGGGTTGCTGCTCTGGGCATGATGGGAAAAGCCTCAGATATTCGAACGGTGCCTTACTTCTGGACGGCGATGTTTGGAAAAAGCATACGCTATGCAG GATACGGGGATGgttttgatgatgtcatcatccAGGGAGACTTGGACGAGCTGAAATTTGTGGCGTTCTACACGAA GAGTGAGGAGGTGATCGCCGTGGCCAGTATGAACTACGACCCCATCGTGTCTCGGGTCGCGGAAGTCTTCGGTTCTGGAAAGACGGTTAAGAAGCGTGATGTGGA GACGGGAGATATCTCATGGTTGATAGATAAAGGCTTGCAGTGA
- the LOC108255716 gene encoding apoptosis-inducing factor 3 isoform X1, with amino-acid sequence MFNVQTLICFCICDALAVEVKVELTLLEKEKEADLMSPNGKASPLSECHPNGSLGHCSDDDSSVLRPSHKQRDYIEATVCHVKDLENGQMREVDLGPGRALLIKEHGEFSAMAHKCPHYGAPLVKGVLSKGHVRCPWHGACFNIATGDIEDFPGLDSLPTFQVRVEKEKVIIRANKQALQTQRRTKAMAKCSAVINSSTSFSHVLIIGSGPAALVCAETLRQEGFTDRIVMCSMDKHPPYDRPKLSKSLDSTAEQLQLRPTEFFQSHDIELLLEKEVVSVDVKTKTVMFQDGYKMEYKKLFIATGSRPKSINFKGKDVSNVFHLRTPEDANSIARLASSKNAVIVGTSFIGMEVAAALTDKAHSVSVIGIDAVPFRKALGEKVGKALMKLFEMNRVKFYMLNEVSEMRGLHGQLKEVVLKSGKVLRADVCVIGTGATPATAFLKQSGLHMDSKGFITVSKMMQTNVDGVFAGGDVVTFPLALRGNKKVNIPHWQMAHVHGRVAALGMMGKASDIRTVPYFWTAMFGKSIRYAGYGDGFDDVIIQGDLDELKFVAFYTKSEEVIAVASMNYDPIVSRVAEVFGSGKTVKKRDVETGDISWLIDKGLQ; translated from the exons ATGTTCAATGTTCAAACTCTGATTTGCTTTTGTATTTGTGATGCCTTGGCAGTAGAGGTCAAAGTTGAGCTCACCCTcctggagaaggagaaggaagcGGACCTGATGTCTCCGAACGGTAAGGCTAGTCCGCTCTCGGAGTGTCATCCGAACGGTTCTCTGGGTCACTGCTCGGATGACGACTCGTCCGTCCTGCGTCCCTCACACAAACAGCGAGACTACATCGAGGCCACAGTGTGCCATGTCAAAGACCTGGAGAACGGACA GATGCGTGAGGTGGACTTGGGGCCAGGCAGAGCTCTGCTCATTAAAGAACATGGGGAATTCTCTGCCATGGCACACAAATGCCCACACTACGGGGCACCACTGGTTAAAG GAGTTTTATCCAAAGGACATGTTCGGTGTCCGTGGCACGGAGCCTGTTTCAACATTGCAACCGGAGACATCGAGGACTTCCCGGGTCTGGACAGCCTTCCCACTTTTCAG GTCAGAGTTGAAAAGGAGAAGGTGATCATACGGGCAAACAAACAG GCTCTACAGACACAGAGGAGGACAAAGGCCATGGCCAAGTGCTCAGCCGTCATCAACTCCAGTACAAGCTTTAGCCACGTTCTCATCATTGGATCAG GTCCTGCTGCGTTGGTGTGTGCAGAGACGCTGAGACAGGAAGGCTTCACTGACCGCATTGTGATGTGCAGCATGGACAAACACCCTCCGTATGACAGGCCTAAACTGAGTAAG TCATTAGACAGCACAGCTGAGCAGCTACAACTGCGCCCGACCGAGTTCTTCCAGAGCCACGACATCGAACTGCTGCTGGAGAAAGAG GTTGTGTCAGtcgatgtaaaaacaaaaaccgtAATGTTTCAGGATGGCTATAAGATGGAGTACAAGAAGCTCTTCATTGCAACAGGAagcag GCCCAAGTCCATAAACTTCAAAGGTAAAGACGTGAGCAACGTGTTTCATCTGAGAACTCCTGAGGACGCGAACAGCATAGCCAGACTGGCCAGCAGCAAGAACGCCGTCATCGTCGGGACCTCGTTTATAG GTATGGAGGTCGCAGCTGCTCTTACAGATAAAGCTCACTCGGTCTCTGTGATCGGCATCGACGCGGTGCCTTTCCGTAAAGCTCTGGGGGAGAAAGTAGGAAAAGCTCTGATGAAG CTGTTCGAGATGAACAGGGTGAAGTTCTACATGCTGAACGAGGTGTCCGAGATGAGAGGCCTTCATGGACAG TTAAAAGAAGTAGTGCTGAAAAGCGGCAAGGTCTTAAGAGCGGACGTGTGTGTTATCGGGACAG GTGCAACTCCTGCTACTGCATTTCTCAAACAAAGTGGCTTGCACATGGACTCCAAGGGATTCATAACTGTGAGCAAG ATGATGCAGACGAACGTGGATGGAGTGTTCGCTGGCGGGGATGTAGTGACGTTCCCGCTGGCTCTCCGTGGCAATAAGAAGGTGAACATCCCTCACTGGCAGATGGCTCATGTCCACG GGAGGGTTGCTGCTCTGGGCATGATGGGAAAAGCCTCAGATATTCGAACGGTGCCTTACTTCTGGACGGCGATGTTTGGAAAAAGCATACGCTATGCAG GATACGGGGATGgttttgatgatgtcatcatccAGGGAGACTTGGACGAGCTGAAATTTGTGGCGTTCTACACGAA GAGTGAGGAGGTGATCGCCGTGGCCAGTATGAACTACGACCCCATCGTGTCTCGGGTCGCGGAAGTCTTCGGTTCTGGAAAGACGGTTAAGAAGCGTGATGTGGA GACGGGAGATATCTCATGGTTGATAGATAAAGGCTTGCAGTGA
- the LOC108255716 gene encoding apoptosis-inducing factor 3 isoform X3 — translation MGGCLSKPKPEVKVELTLLEKEKEADLMSPNGKASPLSECHPNGSLGHCSDDDSSVLRPSHKQRDYIEATVCHVKDLENGQMREVDLGPGRALLIKEHGEFSAMAHKCPHYGAPLVKGVLSKGHVRCPWHGACFNIATGDIEDFPGLDSLPTFQVRVEKEKVIIRANKQALQTQRRTKAMAKCSAVINSSTSFSHVLIIGSGPAALVCAETLRQEGFTDRIVMCSMDKHPPYDRPKLSKSLDSTAEQLQLRPTEFFQSHDIELLLEKEVVSVDVKTKTVMFQDGYKMEYKKLFIATGSRPKSINFKGKDVSNVFHLRTPEDANSIARLASSKNAVIVGTSFIGMEVAAALTDKAHSVSVIGIDAVPFRKALGEKVGKALMKLFEMNRVKFYMLNEVSEMRGLHGQLKEVVLKSGKVLRADVCVIGTGATPATAFLKQSGLHMDSKGFITVSKMMQTNVDGVFAGGDVVTFPLALRGNKKVNIPHWQMAHVHGRVAALGMMGKASDIRTVPYFWTAMFGKSIRYAGYGDGFDDVIIQGDLDELKFVAFYTKSEEVIAVASMNYDPIVSRVAEVFGSGKTVKKRDVETGDISWLIDKGLQ, via the exons ATGGGAGGATGCCTCTCCAAACCCAAAccag AGGTCAAAGTTGAGCTCACCCTcctggagaaggagaaggaagcGGACCTGATGTCTCCGAACGGTAAGGCTAGTCCGCTCTCGGAGTGTCATCCGAACGGTTCTCTGGGTCACTGCTCGGATGACGACTCGTCCGTCCTGCGTCCCTCACACAAACAGCGAGACTACATCGAGGCCACAGTGTGCCATGTCAAAGACCTGGAGAACGGACA GATGCGTGAGGTGGACTTGGGGCCAGGCAGAGCTCTGCTCATTAAAGAACATGGGGAATTCTCTGCCATGGCACACAAATGCCCACACTACGGGGCACCACTGGTTAAAG GAGTTTTATCCAAAGGACATGTTCGGTGTCCGTGGCACGGAGCCTGTTTCAACATTGCAACCGGAGACATCGAGGACTTCCCGGGTCTGGACAGCCTTCCCACTTTTCAG GTCAGAGTTGAAAAGGAGAAGGTGATCATACGGGCAAACAAACAG GCTCTACAGACACAGAGGAGGACAAAGGCCATGGCCAAGTGCTCAGCCGTCATCAACTCCAGTACAAGCTTTAGCCACGTTCTCATCATTGGATCAG GTCCTGCTGCGTTGGTGTGTGCAGAGACGCTGAGACAGGAAGGCTTCACTGACCGCATTGTGATGTGCAGCATGGACAAACACCCTCCGTATGACAGGCCTAAACTGAGTAAG TCATTAGACAGCACAGCTGAGCAGCTACAACTGCGCCCGACCGAGTTCTTCCAGAGCCACGACATCGAACTGCTGCTGGAGAAAGAG GTTGTGTCAGtcgatgtaaaaacaaaaaccgtAATGTTTCAGGATGGCTATAAGATGGAGTACAAGAAGCTCTTCATTGCAACAGGAagcag GCCCAAGTCCATAAACTTCAAAGGTAAAGACGTGAGCAACGTGTTTCATCTGAGAACTCCTGAGGACGCGAACAGCATAGCCAGACTGGCCAGCAGCAAGAACGCCGTCATCGTCGGGACCTCGTTTATAG GTATGGAGGTCGCAGCTGCTCTTACAGATAAAGCTCACTCGGTCTCTGTGATCGGCATCGACGCGGTGCCTTTCCGTAAAGCTCTGGGGGAGAAAGTAGGAAAAGCTCTGATGAAG CTGTTCGAGATGAACAGGGTGAAGTTCTACATGCTGAACGAGGTGTCCGAGATGAGAGGCCTTCATGGACAG TTAAAAGAAGTAGTGCTGAAAAGCGGCAAGGTCTTAAGAGCGGACGTGTGTGTTATCGGGACAG GTGCAACTCCTGCTACTGCATTTCTCAAACAAAGTGGCTTGCACATGGACTCCAAGGGATTCATAACTGTGAGCAAG ATGATGCAGACGAACGTGGATGGAGTGTTCGCTGGCGGGGATGTAGTGACGTTCCCGCTGGCTCTCCGTGGCAATAAGAAGGTGAACATCCCTCACTGGCAGATGGCTCATGTCCACG GGAGGGTTGCTGCTCTGGGCATGATGGGAAAAGCCTCAGATATTCGAACGGTGCCTTACTTCTGGACGGCGATGTTTGGAAAAAGCATACGCTATGCAG GATACGGGGATGgttttgatgatgtcatcatccAGGGAGACTTGGACGAGCTGAAATTTGTGGCGTTCTACACGAA GAGTGAGGAGGTGATCGCCGTGGCCAGTATGAACTACGACCCCATCGTGTCTCGGGTCGCGGAAGTCTTCGGTTCTGGAAAGACGGTTAAGAAGCGTGATGTGGA GACGGGAGATATCTCATGGTTGATAGATAAAGGCTTGCAGTGA